In Gopherus flavomarginatus isolate rGopFla2 chromosome 1, rGopFla2.mat.asm, whole genome shotgun sequence, a single genomic region encodes these proteins:
- the CRLF2 gene encoding cytokine receptor-like factor 2: protein MGLVLQAHAAIFILGNLVASQPLAQSLKETIKITAVNFNGEWMQITWAAKDYFPDRTVTFFYRFGTALQNRAWKQCPNYILDQGYNSGCLFKTEGPTLNISFKDKNGTEELFNYMLKSDFFIKPNPPENVTFHWKGDRVTIECNKPKTPARCLQLELQYTSKYDKEWQSRKSACCKVEEQGFDPEKCYSFRVRLERIPDCNRIPYASEWAEVTVWRNGSLLDSCADDIKPLSDNVILLISVLAVLVILLVQIFVCKCQRFQKSVMPVIPDPKHIFSDLFNDHNGNFQEWIDKTDNAMGQTKMECVEHECIIEERTEQKDEMEASEKHCELSNMNEGDYLISAHNTCLPPAASDTVSFRSFKFCMNEDKYVVL from the exons GTTTGAAAGAAACCATCAAAATCACAGCAGTCAATTTCAATGGTGAATGGATGCAGATCACATGGGCAGCTAAAGACTATTTCCCTGACAGGACTGTGACTTTTTTTTACAG ATTTGGCACAGCTCTTCAAAACAGAGCTTGGAAGCAATGCCCCAACTATATACTTGACCAAGGTTACAATTCTGGCTGTCTCTTCAAGACAGAGGGACCCACTCTTAACATTTCTTTTAAGGATAAGAATGGAACTGAAGAACTTTTCAATTATATGCTAAAATCCGATTTCTTTA TAAAACCCAATCCACCTGAAAACGTAACCTTCCATTGGAAAGGAGATAGAGTTACTATAGAATGTAATAAACCAAAGACACCAGCAAGGTGCTTGCAGCTCGAACTTCAGTATACAAGCAAGTATGACAAAGAATGGCAG TCTAGAAAATCTGCATGTTGCAAAGTTGAAGAGCAAGGGTTTGATCCTGAAAAGTGCTACTCCTTCCGGGTCAGACTGGAAAGAATACCCGATTGCAATAGAATTCCTTATGCCAGTGAATGGGCAGAGGTAACAGTTTGGAGAAATGGCAGCTTACTAG ATTCATGTGCTGATGATATAAAGCCTCTGTCAGACAATGTgatccttttaatttctgtgctGGCAGTCCTAGTAATACTCCTCGTTCAGATTTTTGTATGCAAATGCCAAAG ATTTCAGAAGTCAGTCATGCCTGTTATACCTGACCCAAAGCATATATTTTCTGATCTCTTTAATGATCATAATGGAAACTTCCAG GAATGGATTGACAAAACTGACAATGCAATGGGCCAAACCAAGATGGAATGTGTAGAACATGAGTGCATCATTGAAGAGAGAACTGAGCAGAAAGATGAGATGGAAGCTAGTGAAAAGCATTGTGAATTATCAAACATGAATGAAGGAGATTATCTGATTTCTGCTCATAACACTTGCCTGCCACCAGCAGCCAGTGATACAGTTTCTTTCAGGAGTTTTAAGTTTTGTATGAATGAAGACAAGTATGTCGTCTTATGA